AGtacttactttattttgttggagTTTGCTGCCTCACACAATgcccaacaacacaacaacacaatgtCCATCATCTCTGACCTGCAGCAGGACTCAAATGTCCAAGCCAAGTCCTTCATCTGAATATGAAGTTTAGCAGGATGCTACTATCTCTCTGTTTCAGCTCATGGTGGAAGGCGTGAAGGCCGGTCCCACCCTGGAGGGCGACATGGCTTTTGACGATGTCCACCTGTTAGACACGAATTGCCCCCCTCGCGCCACCTGCGACTTTGAGATCAACATGTGCAGCTGGACCAACGTGAGGGGATCATTGGACCAGGGCGACTGGCTCCGAGGCATGGGAGCCTCCCCGAACCCTAACACTGGACCCAGCGTGGATCACACCACAAACACGCCACACGGTTGGTCGTCCTGTTAGAGGCAATGTAttgttaaaggtcccatatttttgtatttcacagtttaaaagtgtttttagtaagccctactgggaaaaCATGCCATTTTgggtgtctgtagctttaatgctaatgagctgtgtttgccaACACCCACTGTTGTGCACATTACCCactgttaacatatacagttGTCTCTTGCCAAATCGcgtttcaaattttgcagcttcgctctgtcacggtttttcaaaaaaatataaattaattagtcatgctttttttctgcttgaatacagcctattaaataaaaatatgcatagttaAGCAAACAGTATgtagtttttgcctaaatgaagcattttcaagcataaaaatggctaaattaactaaaatacaaatagaaggcattcaaaAGGCGCATGCAAAGACGttaatgaaatgtagtattccacactggtcactaagcaCGAGTTTTAGGCCAtatccacacaaacacaaatattttcaaaaacaaacatttgcccCTCTCCGgtgtcaaaaaaaaatctccatccacTCGGTGACATTTCAACTATTTCTGTCCCCACACCAATACGCATTCACAGGCTGTCATGCACATGCCAAAACAATGACGGCGCTAAATTCAGAAGCGTCGATGATGTCATTTCCGTAGAcgcacaacaacaaacatggaGAAGGTACATGTGGActgcactgatctgtataatatatctggatagctcattggcgatgacttgtgaagccacgcggccgccatattaccactcacaagaaactCAGACTAACCtcacacaacaggtgtgcttgagcttagtcataaggactcaggtatgatcattttttaaaattctgtcgatatcataccatacctgagtcataacggctttacatagggggccgtgggggatatgtaaacaaacaaccgcgacaagactactaaataatttgcggttgcttgcaaatataaaaaaatacgttgtttttttttacccgaatttcaaatgaacccccatatggagacaatgtttaaatattattacatattatattacatattattcctgtggtttttcttaaaatgtatttctatatcagaaaagaggttaatttctatttcataacacaaacaaaaaaaaaatcagaaaaatgttaaatgattttaaaacttgtccaaagtcactctcttttatgattcatattttgtacagatgagagcatagtgaattgtatgaaagtaagaaaaaaaagtaaaggatcatgaccatggattttagtggaaaaaaggatgggatatgcagttaaaattaaaatctctttctagaggagtaaaactatgcattgctataggggagtgctgagccagggtgcagagtagaatttttgtcccaaaggcaatgagaattggaaggggaaaaagtacatttaaaataGCCAAAGATAGAAAATAAcatatcaaatcgtttttaagggacgaaggttgcgttacttgaaggaattgGAGattctccccgctttttaatttaaaatatagatgttctgcgagcctcttcatctgctttgtacactatgtacgctgtgccaatgtagtcgagatgtgagtggtaagatggcgtctctttggcttcagcagcTTGCACTGCgccgtgcgacgtatgagctatccagatatataatacagatcagtggtggaCTGCTCGCGAAGTAGCGTTACTTTTCAGTAGTTTAATCCACATTTGTCAGCAAAACCTATTGAAcataaaactgaaaatgtatgaaacatATGTTTATTAAATGACAGAACTCCATCGGCTGTCAgctatcattgctgaaataattctGTGCCTGGGAAATTGCCCTTGTTTAATTGCCTCCACGACAGTAGTTACGTCGCACGAAACGGGCATATATACAGGAAAGATTTCAATGTGCGGGTGAAGAAGCAATCACAAGGTCCTTGCCATGCCAACATTCTCACGCCATTCTTCCGAAATAACGTCATCCTTGTGAAGGTTGTCCCACCAGCGAGAGATCCGATCGGGTCTTTTCCCAAATCGCTGTTGTTGGCAGGAGcgattgttgtgtttgttgtgcgATGTTTTAGTTTGCaaaagcaaaacagcagcagcagcagcgtcctCTGAAGCCCATAATGGCTCCTTGTTCGTCAGTGTAAATGGAAAGTAGGAGTGTGTTTACTTTTAAACGCACAAGTCATTTCAGTATGTTTCAATCCAGCAATGTAATGTTTGCCATTGCATTTAATTACACATTAcacacattaaattatactCATCCAATGGAGAAATGACGGCACATAATTGTTATGCCATCTGTtgacaacaagccaaaagctcagttttcgCCATCCACATGCATATACTAAAGCCGGAGATTTccaaaacctcagttttcaagGACAAAAGCCTGCTACCTGTTTGCATGTGGATAAGAGGCCAAAAAGCATATAGATTTTGATTGACTGGGGACCAGTCCGGGATGtatcccgcctcttgcccgcagttagctgggataggctccagcatagtgaggataagcagcatagaagatggatgggtggatcgGATCGGAAACAAAATTACAGGTAGTTaggctgttttttgtgttttaaaacCAATCTGTCCTGTGGGTGGGCGTATACACGTGGTGGGCTCATCTCACCAAgggcgggtcagaggcggtatcatgcCCCCCTTGAGGAAGGCGTCATGCAAAGTGAGCCTTTGAGCACCTCTTCTTTCAAAAGTAGTGGAGAGGAtacattttcttcacatttggTGCTTATAAACAGGCTccagggacacattttactgttagaacatcattagaAAGCCCAGATTCCAATTTGACTATTTTACTCTTGTATCACAACAATTCCGCCATCTTCTATCAGGTTACTACCTCTACGTGGACAGCTCAGCGGGTCAGTGGCCTGACGCATCCTTCCTAATCAGCGATGTGCTCCAACCAGGCACGAGAGGGCACTGTCTTGTATTCTGGTACCACATGTTTGGCTCGCACATTGGGACGCTGCGAGTTTACATAAATGACAGGTAGCCGTTGGTCAGCAGTCACGgatgtgttcattcataatGAATTTCAATTATTTGTCTTGTCTTacagaaaaacacacatcaGTGGTAACGAGGCTGGTGCTGAGAAGTGGGTTGAGATTGGAGACAAGGGAGACAAGTGGCTGAAGGCCAGTGTTTTTGTTGAAGCAGACGAGGCATTCTGGGTAATGCAGATCTTTACATTTACGACATTTAAGAGCTATATCATGAATTCTAACTACCTTCTAAAACTTCACTTTCGTGcaccagtttgtgtttgtgtatcaGAGGGGTGAGGATGCAGGCGGCGACATTGCCCTGGATGATATCAGCATCCTTCGTGGACCGTGCCACCCAGAACCTACCACTGACCCTGCTGTTGATGACAACACCGGTGACTCATAGCACACACTTTTAATTCttatactcttttttttttattttattttaagagcTCACGTTGTGCTCTTTCTGCAGATATGTTGTTTGTCGGCCTTGCGGTGGGTCTGACTCTCCTCGCAGGAGTCGTCATCATCATCTACCTCTTTATACTGAACAGGAATCACTGTGCAAAGTAGGggataataaaaatacagcaataatATGCAGGATTTATATGACTGATGTTTTTCAGAAGGCAGACAGCTACGACAGGCAGAAACATGCTTGATCAGAATGCTGTGTTTGACCTCTATGATTGCCAAATAGATGTAAGCGGGATCATACAATCTCATTGGATTCTGTAgaggaacaataataataaaaacatgttttttttttacagggcaCACAACATGGAACCGTATCCAACATGTCCATCAAGCTGTATAATGCAACCAGCACACATTCATCCAGCGCCTAGCTCAGAAATccctttattttgatttttatagttgtttttaatgttatcgcaAACATGTGGAATGAAAAGAACATATGTATAATTGATATAATGGACATATGGAAGTATCAAAATATGTTATGCCTTTTTTTCTAATATGCAAATACTGCTACACAGTCAAAGCTCATGACTGAGAACACATTATcacatgttctttttttaaaaaatgaaagaagatTGAGACAACCCTTGGTGTGTTTTCCTTTATAATGGTGTTAAAATGCATAAAGGTCACATCGATCATACAACATACAGTAATGAGattcaaaattatttttaaaaacataatgtTCAGTTTAGAttaggggtggtggtggggagggGCACttggatatatatttttttatttagtaaaaAGCCGAAACAAAGGTTTTATATACAACatatgtacactaagtcccctatccgacgtgcgaacactcgtagatacgaacacaagccgactggtctatattttcatgtgttttgccttataagcccataattatttatatttaagtccatatttcacatgcttgaccagtagagggcactgtgacactgctaatgggaccaacaggcgattaagaccagtgggaggagactgaagaaaagctaaattgGAGCTGTGCATGCAACCCGGCACAgtttgtgattaaagtttatgaagagttaatagccCTTCTTAATTATACACCACCCACGGAACACGACCTCTTTtggaagagtctaacgacgacgatttgtccttttttcaatatctctgcctcctcctccaccaccaacgacgtatgctcgaccactcctcttcaaaggtaaataacatttatcattacgtttttgtttttttcattaattatcctcgtttaatattactactacatccaaactcatatttacatacatacacatatactgtatatgtatccacgtacatgtagtacctatatcattggtaatattaccttttcccctacttaagaacgattcgactagcgaacggtcgtctggaaccaattgtgttcgttagttggggacttagtgtatttttatAGACTAAGCTTTGTATATTAGTAGTTATtagtattagttattagtagtTATTAGTTCTcttggtgtttttttccctatttttccatttttttgctgttttttttttgttctttaattttatttctaaaatgtacactttagacaccccggTTCAGTTGAACACTAAGAGATTTCATAATTTAACATTGTTTATTAGTGTGGCTGTAGTTTTCAATGGTATGGGCTGTTactaatattttactttatttattattatttatattcttTTATTGACGCTGTAATCAAGCTAAATAAGGGAAGTGTTTTTATCTCAATGGAAAAAACGAGTGTTCTTTCAGGAAAAGGGGCATGAAATTCCTACTCCAAACACTAGATGTCAGTAGTGGCTTAAATGCTTTTTATGGCAGTGCAGTCAAAAACGTGAAGGAGTCAGCATACCGGAAGCGCAGCAGACGGCCACCGCCCCGGTAAAAGCGTGACAGGGCCCCACCTTCGCGAACAATGGGTGTTACCGTTCAAAGCCTGAAGCCCGGCGACGGTAtagattattttattaataacatGTATGTTTTCTGCAGTGTGTAGAACGCCATTAACGCTTTTCCCACGGCTTCTCCCTATGTAGATAAAACGTTCGCCAAGAAAGGCCAGCAAGTCAGCGTGCACTACGTCGGTGAGATCCTATTGTTTTCCTCCACTCCACTACTACgcttatgaaaataaaaaaatgctatttttaaagtCAAGATTACGCTATTCGTTTTGGGTCTACTTTTTGAGATtatacttttactttattttggcgTTATTTTGTTTAGCATTGAGTGGCGGTACCCGAGCTACCGAGATGCCTCTAGGCATTTTCATTTAGGAACTGTATATAATCtctatatgtatatatctaCATTTAGACTGTGCTGATAATATACAAGCATATTGAATGTGCTTTAGGGTGGATTTTAATGCGTAGTATAAGTAGCTTGCATATTAGCTCAACCACATAATCACCGCCCACCCCCTGAGGCTAACGTTAGCTAgctgctgctaatgctagccgGCTACTACCGCTGCTTGCTTCAGATACAGCAGATAAATATGTAATCTAATCGTTAATTTCGTTGTTTCCACTTGCACAGGGACGCTGACAAACGGCGCTAAATTTGACTCATCCCGGGACCGAGGCCAGCCCTTTAAATTCAAACTGGGTTGTGGTGACGTCATCCGAGGCTGGGATGAGGGGGTCGCTCAGGTAAGAGTAATTCCTTTTTAATGGGAAATAAACACATCACAAAGTATCCAATGGTATATTGTCAATACACTAGTGTACAGTAATAGCACATAGTAACTATTTTGGCCTCTGCTATATGTAAAATCCAATGAATTAGCACCTCCAAAATATATTCTTACACTGCATGCAGATGAGCCTTGGCCAGACGGCCCGTTTGACCTGCACGCCGGATTACGCTTACGGCAGCCGAGGCTTCCCTCCCGTCATCCCAGCCAACGCCACTCTCATCTTTGAAGTGGAACTCCTCGGAATTCTTTGACTTGTtctttttgggggttttgtaGTTCATCAGAACCTGTCATTCCAACCTCATCTGTCACAAATGAAAATGCTTTGTGTTTACATAATTGGCCATCTTGGATtcccctcctttttttttcctccaatccAACACATCCCGTCCAATTTTTTTTGATCGGTAATGTAGTGGATTCGTTTTTAATTTGGCTTGTAAATGTTTGACTTGACACTCAGGTGCCCATTGAAGCAGAATGCTTTCCATGCACTGTAACATAGCAACTCACGTGCCATCCAATTAGTGATTAACGCCAAATGTATTTGATGCATTCATATGACAGCTTTGGCACGACGATTAAAACATGTCACCTCATACAAATAGAAATATCAGTGAAGGCCTCTGATTTAATCACCGCTTATTGTGTAGAAGCCGAAAGTGAAGTGTCCTTGTATCACGTCATTGTGCTTTgtaagcttttttttcctctatcaAACCACTAGAAATAGTCTCTCAGTTGTGTTCTTGCATTAAAAACCAGTACACCACATTTTTGTTGGCCTCTTTTCTTGTCATTAAGAATTTTAGCATAAAACACGCAACTGTTGCTTAGGTAAGAAACCTTTTGATATTTGCCACTGAGGAATGAACTTGTAAGACATGGTTAACTGGTCCCATTTAAAGCAAAGTCATCAAACTTGCTTCTGCTCGAAGGGAATTGTATGGTTAACCTTAACACAACTGCTTAAACTTGGGGGGGGGAATTGCTCTAGTTTTCCTCCGTTCACTTTAACTATAAACTATAAAGCATGTGTGGTTTACAgacatctactggtcaacgttGGGACTGCAATGAAAAGCACAACCTCTTCTGCCGTCAGGAAGACTTGGAATGTTGAGGATCACTCCGTGTGGGCACCAAAAAGAAAGTAACCAGTTTTCCTGGCTAAACGTGttgttgtaatgtatttttacaaaacAGTCAAACACTCTCCAAAGATAAATAACAGATTTGCCGTTTAGTGAGAGACTTGGTGTCTTGTTAGTATGTGTCACAATTCCGACGGCCCCTGAAGGCAGCGTGCGACTCTCCTCACCCGGCTTGATAAAGAGACGCTCAGCTGGTCTGAGGCCAGTTTGGAAGTCTGTTTTAACTTATGGTGAAGCTCACAACGCTTCCACCTCTTTCAATTGATTTGCCAAAAAAACTTTGTCAGTCTATTCACGAGGAAATAATGAAGAGGTTTGGTGTCATAAGTGGATTGTTGCTGATTGTTTTGCAGCTTCAGATCAGCTTCGTCAAGCCAGAGTCTGCTTTTGGTAAGTCACACAAATCATCTTTTACATGCAATTTTGAATGCAATTTTGTTCTTTATATTTGCACCATTTCTTCACGCactgcacatttaaaaacaactgGAAACatacactttttcaaaatgccagTAACATTATAgaatttactgtatgtgtaagaCTTCAATGGGAAATTTAGGGGGAATATAAACCGCTCACAAATATGTGGAAattcaacattttaacttttagtTTACCATTAGTAACTTAAAATATGTACCATAATCAGACACAATATAACAAATTTCTTTTACGTGCTGATTGGTTGGGTGAAGTCACCTAGTTCCACTACCTTATAGTGAGATGTACCGTATGTCATCCATATGGATTGAgatgaccaaatatggttcctcgctcccaaaaaaagcaacaataaaaGTGAACATGTCACTATAATGCAGCTGTCACGGTCTATTTTTGTACTGTTCCTGACTGTATTAGAGTATatgcacatatataaacacagtAGGTCAGTGACAAACAACGCACCTACACACACCAAAAACACCCGTGTGTGCCCGTCAGCCTCACATGCCCGCTGTCTGGTGTGAAGAATGTGGGGGCTGCCTTCACCCTCTCCTGTGAAGAGCAAAGTGAGTCACCAGCATGACGGCCATGAGCAAAGCATGTTTGCCACATGGCCCTTCAAGCACAATGAGGCCTTCGGGGACTGGCTCTCTCTTTTCTCTGCATGTCAGCTACGGAGCTACGGGttggccacccctggccactctccggccaccccgctggccatctagacatttcaggtatcaacttatcgCCACccttatgtgagtaatggtctcaccttggccaccccaatgaaaaatttctgtctCTGCCacagtcaacacacacacacacaacttggTGCACTGATGGAGCATGTAGGAAAGTTTGAAATGCAAGCCCCCTCAAACTGGTTACTAATGCACAAAACACAATATAAATTCTTCGAAGTtgctttgtaataaaaaaaattacaaataaaagtcAGTGTTTTAAACAGAATATTCTAATATTTTCACTAGTGACAACTATCAAATCCCTTTTTCTGAAggtgttaaatatttttgtatgtatgaTGTTATGTGTATCTCATTGATTTGGGAGGGGGGTGTAAAGGCTAAAAAttgttatacatatatttaatgacaaattcttgtattatattatatattatatatcagTTATTGCTATCAgcatttcacctttttctcattacattatgccACCGGCGAGAAAGTTGGGACAATTTcaaggaagtttttttttttttttttcatgtggcaTAGAATTCATTGTGGTGCCCctcatgttttgattatttctgc
This sequence is a window from Dunckerocampus dactyliophorus isolate RoL2022-P2 chromosome 2, RoL_Ddac_1.1, whole genome shotgun sequence. Protein-coding genes within it:
- the LOC129176782 gene encoding uncharacterized protein LOC129176782, with the protein product MGVTVQSLKPGDDKTFAKKGQQVSVHYVGTLTNGAKFDSSRDRGQPFKFKLGCGDVIRGWDEGVAQMSLGQTARLTCTPDYAYGSRGFPPVIPANATLIFEVELLGIL